One region of Drosophila subobscura isolate 14011-0131.10 chromosome J, UCBerk_Dsub_1.0, whole genome shotgun sequence genomic DNA includes:
- the LOC117893040 gene encoding sarcoplasmic reticulum histidine-rich calcium-binding protein isoform X3: MKSIIIFLALFAACHAAPTPDTTPADVKEAPESLWRPSPIAPEVISDPKPDEKVVLLNRQKRDEKAHPKPDSVKARELLQHNPHHQQQSPAKTHEPQHHDHKKSKREAHHEEGHHEEGHQEEPKKDDGKDDHSHADAHKQSKREAHHEEGHHEEGHHEEAKEKALPHALPAAAPAAEAHKQSKREAHHEEGHHEEGHHEEAKKEDGKDDHSHADEHKQAKREAHHEEGHHEEGHHEEAKDALPHALPADAPAVKAPKQKRNSPTKPEASGADHHDAHQHEEEHSAKPDSHAHHKQRREAPSKLAAVTTDEKVQHDPKKVEELHKAIESLASAQAKERHQRDIPVPTEIKSTTAPAHTHKADSSELTVPIHHPVSVAELFHKEKPAAAAATAGSSSEESKEKSKET; this comes from the exons ATGAAGTCAATT ATCATATTCCTCGCCTTATTCGCCGCTTGCCATGCGGCACCCACTCCGGACACCACTCCGGCTGATGTCAAGGAAGCCCCCGAGTCGCTTTGGCGTCCTAGCCCCATCGCTCCTGAAGTGATCAGCGATCCCAAGCCCGACGAGAAGGTTGTCCTGCTGAATCGCCAGAAGCGGGATGAGAAGGCTCACCCCAAGCCCGACAGCGTGAAGGCCCGCGAGTTGCTGCAGCATAATCCacatcaccagcagcaatCGCCAGCTAAG ACTCACGAGCCCCAGCACCATGATCACAAGAAGTCCAAGCGCGAGGCTCACCACGAGGAAGGACATCACGAGGAGGGACACCAGGAGGAGCCCAAGAAG GACGATGGCAAGGATGACCATTCTCATGCCGACGCCCACAAGCAG TCCAAGCGGGAG GCTCACCACGAAGAGGGACATCACGAAGAGGGACACCACGAGGAGGCCAAGGAGAAAGCCCTGCCTCATGCATTGCCTGCAGCCGCTCCTGCAGCCGAGGCACACAAGCAGTCCAAGCGGGAGGCTCACCATGAGGAGGGACACCACGAAGAGGGACATCACGAGGAGGCCAAGAAGGAGGATGGAAAGGATGACCATTCTCATGCCGATGAACATAAGCAGGCAAAGCGCGAAGCTCACCACGAAGAGGGACATCACGAAGAGGGACACCACGAGGAGGCCAAGGATGCTCTGCCTCACGCATTGCCTGCAGACGCTCCCGCAGTCAAAGCTCCCAAGCAGAAGCGAAACTCTCCAACGAAGCCAGAGGCGTCAGGGGCCGACCATCACGATGCCCATCAGCACGAGGAGGAGCATTCGGCAAAGCCAGACTCCCACGCTCACCACAAGCAGAGGCGCGAGGCTCCCTCCAAGCTAGCCGCCGTGACTACCGACGAGAAAGTTCAGCACGACCCCAAGAAGGTCGAAGAGCTGCACAAAGCCATAGAATCGCTGGCCAGTGCACAAGCCAAGGAGCGTCATCAGCGTGACATTCCGGTGCCCACTGAGATCAAGTCCACCACTGCtccagcccacacacacaaggccGACAGCTCAGAGCTGACTGTGCCCATCCACCATCCCGTGTCCGTGGCCGAGTTGTTCCACAAGGAGAAgcccgccgccgcagccgccacagccggTTCCAGCTCCGAGGAGAGCAAGGAGAAGAGCAAGGAGACCTAG
- the LOC117893040 gene encoding sarcoplasmic reticulum histidine-rich calcium-binding protein isoform X5, with protein MKSIIIFLALFAACHAAPTPDTTPADVKEAPESLWRPSPIAPEVISDPKPDEKVVLLNRQKRDEKAHPKPDSVKARELLQHNPHHQQQSPAKAQPAPLHGSQTHEPQHHDHKKSKREAHHEEGHHEEGHQEEPKKDDGKDDHSHADAHKQSKREAHHEEGHHEEGHHEEEAKKEDGKDDHSHADEHKQAKREAHHEEGHHEEGHHEEAKDALPHALPADAPAVKAPKQKRNSPTKPEASGADHHDAHQHEEEHSAKPDSHAHHKQRREAPSKLAAVTTDEKVQHDPKKVEELHKAIESLASAQAKERHQRDIPVPTEIKSTTAPAHTHKADSSELTVPIHHPVSVAELFHKEKPAAAAATAGSSSEESKEKSKET; from the exons ATGAAGTCAATT ATCATATTCCTCGCCTTATTCGCCGCTTGCCATGCGGCACCCACTCCGGACACCACTCCGGCTGATGTCAAGGAAGCCCCCGAGTCGCTTTGGCGTCCTAGCCCCATCGCTCCTGAAGTGATCAGCGATCCCAAGCCCGACGAGAAGGTTGTCCTGCTGAATCGCCAGAAGCGGGATGAGAAGGCTCACCCCAAGCCCGACAGCGTGAAGGCCCGCGAGTTGCTGCAGCATAATCCacatcaccagcagcaatCGCCAGCTAAGGCCCAGCCCGCTCCTCTGCATGGATCCCAGACTCACGAGCCCCAGCACCATGATCACAAGAAGTCCAAGCGCGAGGCTCACCACGAGGAAGGACATCACGAGGAGGGACACCAGGAGGAGCCCAAGAAG GACGATGGCAAGGATGACCATTCTCATGCCGACGCCCACAAGCAG TCCAAGCGGGAG GCTCACCACGAAGAGGGACATCACGAAGAGGGACACCACGAGGAG GAGGCCAAGAAGGAGGATGGAAAGGATGACCATTCTCATGCCGATGAACATAAGCAGGCAAAGCGCGAAGCTCACCACGAAGAGGGACATCACGAAGAGGGACACCACGAGGAGGCCAAGGATGCTCTGCCTCACGCATTGCCTGCAGACGCTCCCGCAGTCAAAGCTCCCAAGCAGAAGCGAAACTCTCCAACGAAGCCAGAGGCGTCAGGGGCCGACCATCACGATGCCCATCAGCACGAGGAGGAGCATTCGGCAAAGCCAGACTCCCACGCTCACCACAAGCAGAGGCGCGAGGCTCCCTCCAAGCTAGCCGCCGTGACTACCGACGAGAAAGTTCAGCACGACCCCAAGAAGGTCGAAGAGCTGCACAAAGCCATAGAATCGCTGGCCAGTGCACAAGCCAAGGAGCGTCATCAGCGTGACATTCCGGTGCCCACTGAGATCAAGTCCACCACTGCtccagcccacacacacaaggccGACAGCTCAGAGCTGACTGTGCCCATCCACCATCCCGTGTCCGTGGCCGAGTTGTTCCACAAGGAGAAgcccgccgccgcagccgccacagccggTTCCAGCTCCGAGGAGAGCAAGGAGAAGAGCAAGGAGACCTAG
- the LOC117893040 gene encoding sarcoplasmic reticulum histidine-rich calcium-binding protein isoform X4 has protein sequence MKSIIIFLALFAACHAAPTPDTTPADVKEAPESLWRPSPIAPEVISDPKPDEKVVLLNRQKRDEKAHPKPDSVKARELLQHNPHHQQQSPAKAQPAPLHGSQTHEPQHHDHKKSKREAHHEEGHHEEGHHEEAKEKALPHALPAAAPAAEAHKQSKREAHHEEGHHEEGHHEEAKKEDGKDDHSHADEHKQAKREAHHEEGHHEEGHHEEAKDALPHALPADAPAVKAPKQKRNSPTKPEASGADHHDAHQHEEEHSAKPDSHAHHKQRREAPSKLAAVTTDEKVQHDPKKVEELHKAIESLASAQAKERHQRDIPVPTEIKSTTAPAHTHKADSSELTVPIHHPVSVAELFHKEKPAAAAATAGSSSEESKEKSKET, from the exons ATGAAGTCAATT ATCATATTCCTCGCCTTATTCGCCGCTTGCCATGCGGCACCCACTCCGGACACCACTCCGGCTGATGTCAAGGAAGCCCCCGAGTCGCTTTGGCGTCCTAGCCCCATCGCTCCTGAAGTGATCAGCGATCCCAAGCCCGACGAGAAGGTTGTCCTGCTGAATCGCCAGAAGCGGGATGAGAAGGCTCACCCCAAGCCCGACAGCGTGAAGGCCCGCGAGTTGCTGCAGCATAATCCacatcaccagcagcaatCGCCAGCTAAGGCCCAGCCCGCTCCTCTGCATGGATCCCAGACTCACGAGCCCCAGCACCATGATCACAAGAAGTCCAAGCGCGAG GCTCACCACGAAGAGGGACATCACGAAGAGGGACACCACGAGGAGGCCAAGGAGAAAGCCCTGCCTCATGCATTGCCTGCAGCCGCTCCTGCAGCCGAGGCACACAAGCAGTCCAAGCGGGAGGCTCACCATGAGGAGGGACACCACGAAGAGGGACATCACGAGGAGGCCAAGAAGGAGGATGGAAAGGATGACCATTCTCATGCCGATGAACATAAGCAGGCAAAGCGCGAAGCTCACCACGAAGAGGGACATCACGAAGAGGGACACCACGAGGAGGCCAAGGATGCTCTGCCTCACGCATTGCCTGCAGACGCTCCCGCAGTCAAAGCTCCCAAGCAGAAGCGAAACTCTCCAACGAAGCCAGAGGCGTCAGGGGCCGACCATCACGATGCCCATCAGCACGAGGAGGAGCATTCGGCAAAGCCAGACTCCCACGCTCACCACAAGCAGAGGCGCGAGGCTCCCTCCAAGCTAGCCGCCGTGACTACCGACGAGAAAGTTCAGCACGACCCCAAGAAGGTCGAAGAGCTGCACAAAGCCATAGAATCGCTGGCCAGTGCACAAGCCAAGGAGCGTCATCAGCGTGACATTCCGGTGCCCACTGAGATCAAGTCCACCACTGCtccagcccacacacacaaggccGACAGCTCAGAGCTGACTGTGCCCATCCACCATCCCGTGTCCGTGGCCGAGTTGTTCCACAAGGAGAAgcccgccgccgcagccgccacagccggTTCCAGCTCCGAGGAGAGCAAGGAGAAGAGCAAGGAGACCTAG
- the LOC117893040 gene encoding sarcoplasmic reticulum histidine-rich calcium-binding protein isoform X1: protein MKSIIIFLALFAACHAAPTPDTTPADVKEAPESLWRPSPIAPEVISDPKPDEKVVLLNRQKRDEKAHPKPDSVKARELLQHNPHHQQQSPAKAQPAPLHGSQTHEPQHHDHKKSKREAHHEEGHHEEGHQEEPKKDDGKDDHSHADAHKQSKREAHHEEGHHEEGHHEEAKEKALPHALPAAAPAAEAHKQSKREAHHEEGHHEEGHHEEAKKEDGKDDHSHADEHKQAKREAHHEEGHHEEGHHEEAKDALPHALPADAPAVKAPKQKRNSPTKPEASGADHHDAHQHEEEHSAKPDSHAHHKQRREAPSKLAAVTTDEKVQHDPKKVEELHKAIESLASAQAKERHQRDIPVPTEIKSTTAPAHTHKADSSELTVPIHHPVSVAELFHKEKPAAAAATAGSSSEESKEKSKET, encoded by the exons ATGAAGTCAATT ATCATATTCCTCGCCTTATTCGCCGCTTGCCATGCGGCACCCACTCCGGACACCACTCCGGCTGATGTCAAGGAAGCCCCCGAGTCGCTTTGGCGTCCTAGCCCCATCGCTCCTGAAGTGATCAGCGATCCCAAGCCCGACGAGAAGGTTGTCCTGCTGAATCGCCAGAAGCGGGATGAGAAGGCTCACCCCAAGCCCGACAGCGTGAAGGCCCGCGAGTTGCTGCAGCATAATCCacatcaccagcagcaatCGCCAGCTAAGGCCCAGCCCGCTCCTCTGCATGGATCCCAGACTCACGAGCCCCAGCACCATGATCACAAGAAGTCCAAGCGCGAGGCTCACCACGAGGAAGGACATCACGAGGAGGGACACCAGGAGGAGCCCAAGAAG GACGATGGCAAGGATGACCATTCTCATGCCGACGCCCACAAGCAG TCCAAGCGGGAG GCTCACCACGAAGAGGGACATCACGAAGAGGGACACCACGAGGAGGCCAAGGAGAAAGCCCTGCCTCATGCATTGCCTGCAGCCGCTCCTGCAGCCGAGGCACACAAGCAGTCCAAGCGGGAGGCTCACCATGAGGAGGGACACCACGAAGAGGGACATCACGAGGAGGCCAAGAAGGAGGATGGAAAGGATGACCATTCTCATGCCGATGAACATAAGCAGGCAAAGCGCGAAGCTCACCACGAAGAGGGACATCACGAAGAGGGACACCACGAGGAGGCCAAGGATGCTCTGCCTCACGCATTGCCTGCAGACGCTCCCGCAGTCAAAGCTCCCAAGCAGAAGCGAAACTCTCCAACGAAGCCAGAGGCGTCAGGGGCCGACCATCACGATGCCCATCAGCACGAGGAGGAGCATTCGGCAAAGCCAGACTCCCACGCTCACCACAAGCAGAGGCGCGAGGCTCCCTCCAAGCTAGCCGCCGTGACTACCGACGAGAAAGTTCAGCACGACCCCAAGAAGGTCGAAGAGCTGCACAAAGCCATAGAATCGCTGGCCAGTGCACAAGCCAAGGAGCGTCATCAGCGTGACATTCCGGTGCCCACTGAGATCAAGTCCACCACTGCtccagcccacacacacaaggccGACAGCTCAGAGCTGACTGTGCCCATCCACCATCCCGTGTCCGTGGCCGAGTTGTTCCACAAGGAGAAgcccgccgccgcagccgccacagccggTTCCAGCTCCGAGGAGAGCAAGGAGAAGAGCAAGGAGACCTAG
- the LOC117893040 gene encoding sarcoplasmic reticulum histidine-rich calcium-binding protein isoform X2: MKSIIIFLALFAACHAAPTPDTTPADVKEAPESLWRPSPIAPEVISDPKPDEKVVLLNRQKRDEKAHPKPDSVKARELLQHNPHHQQQSPAKAQPAPLHGSQTHEPQHHDHKKSKREAHHEEGHHEEGHQEEPKKDDGKDDHSHADAHKQAKREAHHEEGHHEEGHHEEAKEKALPHALPAAAPAAEAHKQSKREAHHEEGHHEEGHHEEAKKEDGKDDHSHADEHKQAKREAHHEEGHHEEGHHEEAKDALPHALPADAPAVKAPKQKRNSPTKPEASGADHHDAHQHEEEHSAKPDSHAHHKQRREAPSKLAAVTTDEKVQHDPKKVEELHKAIESLASAQAKERHQRDIPVPTEIKSTTAPAHTHKADSSELTVPIHHPVSVAELFHKEKPAAAAATAGSSSEESKEKSKET, translated from the exons ATGAAGTCAATT ATCATATTCCTCGCCTTATTCGCCGCTTGCCATGCGGCACCCACTCCGGACACCACTCCGGCTGATGTCAAGGAAGCCCCCGAGTCGCTTTGGCGTCCTAGCCCCATCGCTCCTGAAGTGATCAGCGATCCCAAGCCCGACGAGAAGGTTGTCCTGCTGAATCGCCAGAAGCGGGATGAGAAGGCTCACCCCAAGCCCGACAGCGTGAAGGCCCGCGAGTTGCTGCAGCATAATCCacatcaccagcagcaatCGCCAGCTAAGGCCCAGCCCGCTCCTCTGCATGGATCCCAGACTCACGAGCCCCAGCACCATGATCACAAGAAGTCCAAGCGCGAGGCTCACCACGAGGAAGGACATCACGAGGAGGGACACCAGGAGGAGCCCAAGAAG GACGATGGCAAGGATGACCATTCTCATGCCGACGCCCACAAGCAG GCAAAGCGTGAGGCTCACCACGAAGAGGGACATCACGAAGAGGGACACCACGAGGAGGCCAAGGAGAAAGCCCTGCCTCATGCATTGCCTGCAGCCGCTCCTGCAGCCGAGGCACACAAGCAGTCCAAGCGGGAGGCTCACCATGAGGAGGGACACCACGAAGAGGGACATCACGAGGAGGCCAAGAAGGAGGATGGAAAGGATGACCATTCTCATGCCGATGAACATAAGCAGGCAAAGCGCGAAGCTCACCACGAAGAGGGACATCACGAAGAGGGACACCACGAGGAGGCCAAGGATGCTCTGCCTCACGCATTGCCTGCAGACGCTCCCGCAGTCAAAGCTCCCAAGCAGAAGCGAAACTCTCCAACGAAGCCAGAGGCGTCAGGGGCCGACCATCACGATGCCCATCAGCACGAGGAGGAGCATTCGGCAAAGCCAGACTCCCACGCTCACCACAAGCAGAGGCGCGAGGCTCCCTCCAAGCTAGCCGCCGTGACTACCGACGAGAAAGTTCAGCACGACCCCAAGAAGGTCGAAGAGCTGCACAAAGCCATAGAATCGCTGGCCAGTGCACAAGCCAAGGAGCGTCATCAGCGTGACATTCCGGTGCCCACTGAGATCAAGTCCACCACTGCtccagcccacacacacaaggccGACAGCTCAGAGCTGACTGTGCCCATCCACCATCCCGTGTCCGTGGCCGAGTTGTTCCACAAGGAGAAgcccgccgccgcagccgccacagccggTTCCAGCTCCGAGGAGAGCAAGGAGAAGAGCAAGGAGACCTAG
- the LOC117893040 gene encoding histidine-rich protein PFHRP-II isoform X6 has translation MKSIIIFLALFAACHAAPTPDTTPADVKEAPESLWRPSPIAPEVISDPKPDEKVVLLNRQKRDEKAHPKPDSVKARELLQHNPHHQQQSPAKAQPAPLHGSQTHEPQHHDHKKSKREAHHEEGHHEEGHQEEPKKDDGKDDHSHADAHKQAKREAHHEEGHHEEGHHEEEAKKEDGKDDHSHADEHKQAKREAHHEEGHHEEGHHEEAKDALPHALPADAPAVKAPKQKRNSPTKPEASGADHHDAHQHEEEHSAKPDSHAHHKQRREAPSKLAAVTTDEKVQHDPKKVEELHKAIESLASAQAKERHQRDIPVPTEIKSTTAPAHTHKADSSELTVPIHHPVSVAELFHKEKPAAAAATAGSSSEESKEKSKET, from the exons ATGAAGTCAATT ATCATATTCCTCGCCTTATTCGCCGCTTGCCATGCGGCACCCACTCCGGACACCACTCCGGCTGATGTCAAGGAAGCCCCCGAGTCGCTTTGGCGTCCTAGCCCCATCGCTCCTGAAGTGATCAGCGATCCCAAGCCCGACGAGAAGGTTGTCCTGCTGAATCGCCAGAAGCGGGATGAGAAGGCTCACCCCAAGCCCGACAGCGTGAAGGCCCGCGAGTTGCTGCAGCATAATCCacatcaccagcagcaatCGCCAGCTAAGGCCCAGCCCGCTCCTCTGCATGGATCCCAGACTCACGAGCCCCAGCACCATGATCACAAGAAGTCCAAGCGCGAGGCTCACCACGAGGAAGGACATCACGAGGAGGGACACCAGGAGGAGCCCAAGAAG GACGATGGCAAGGATGACCATTCTCATGCCGACGCCCACAAGCAG GCAAAGCGTGAGGCTCACCACGAAGAGGGACATCACGAAGAGGGACACCACGAGGAG GAGGCCAAGAAGGAGGATGGAAAGGATGACCATTCTCATGCCGATGAACATAAGCAGGCAAAGCGCGAAGCTCACCACGAAGAGGGACATCACGAAGAGGGACACCACGAGGAGGCCAAGGATGCTCTGCCTCACGCATTGCCTGCAGACGCTCCCGCAGTCAAAGCTCCCAAGCAGAAGCGAAACTCTCCAACGAAGCCAGAGGCGTCAGGGGCCGACCATCACGATGCCCATCAGCACGAGGAGGAGCATTCGGCAAAGCCAGACTCCCACGCTCACCACAAGCAGAGGCGCGAGGCTCCCTCCAAGCTAGCCGCCGTGACTACCGACGAGAAAGTTCAGCACGACCCCAAGAAGGTCGAAGAGCTGCACAAAGCCATAGAATCGCTGGCCAGTGCACAAGCCAAGGAGCGTCATCAGCGTGACATTCCGGTGCCCACTGAGATCAAGTCCACCACTGCtccagcccacacacacaaggccGACAGCTCAGAGCTGACTGTGCCCATCCACCATCCCGTGTCCGTGGCCGAGTTGTTCCACAAGGAGAAgcccgccgccgcagccgccacagccggTTCCAGCTCCGAGGAGAGCAAGGAGAAGAGCAAGGAGACCTAG
- the LOC117893040 gene encoding sarcoplasmic reticulum histidine-rich calcium-binding protein isoform X7, whose translation MKSIIIFLALFAACHAAPTPDTTPADVKEAPESLWRPSPIAPEVISDPKPDEKVVLLNRQKRDEKAHPKPDSVKARELLQHNPHHQQQSPAKAQPAPLHGSQTHEPQHHDHKKSKREAHHEEGHHEEGHHEEEAKKEDGKDDHSHADEHKQAKREAHHEEGHHEEGHHEEAKDALPHALPADAPAVKAPKQKRNSPTKPEASGADHHDAHQHEEEHSAKPDSHAHHKQRREAPSKLAAVTTDEKVQHDPKKVEELHKAIESLASAQAKERHQRDIPVPTEIKSTTAPAHTHKADSSELTVPIHHPVSVAELFHKEKPAAAAATAGSSSEESKEKSKET comes from the exons ATGAAGTCAATT ATCATATTCCTCGCCTTATTCGCCGCTTGCCATGCGGCACCCACTCCGGACACCACTCCGGCTGATGTCAAGGAAGCCCCCGAGTCGCTTTGGCGTCCTAGCCCCATCGCTCCTGAAGTGATCAGCGATCCCAAGCCCGACGAGAAGGTTGTCCTGCTGAATCGCCAGAAGCGGGATGAGAAGGCTCACCCCAAGCCCGACAGCGTGAAGGCCCGCGAGTTGCTGCAGCATAATCCacatcaccagcagcaatCGCCAGCTAAGGCCCAGCCCGCTCCTCTGCATGGATCCCAGACTCACGAGCCCCAGCACCATGATCACAAGAAGTCCAAGCGCGAG GCTCACCACGAAGAGGGACATCACGAAGAGGGACACCACGAGGAG GAGGCCAAGAAGGAGGATGGAAAGGATGACCATTCTCATGCCGATGAACATAAGCAGGCAAAGCGCGAAGCTCACCACGAAGAGGGACATCACGAAGAGGGACACCACGAGGAGGCCAAGGATGCTCTGCCTCACGCATTGCCTGCAGACGCTCCCGCAGTCAAAGCTCCCAAGCAGAAGCGAAACTCTCCAACGAAGCCAGAGGCGTCAGGGGCCGACCATCACGATGCCCATCAGCACGAGGAGGAGCATTCGGCAAAGCCAGACTCCCACGCTCACCACAAGCAGAGGCGCGAGGCTCCCTCCAAGCTAGCCGCCGTGACTACCGACGAGAAAGTTCAGCACGACCCCAAGAAGGTCGAAGAGCTGCACAAAGCCATAGAATCGCTGGCCAGTGCACAAGCCAAGGAGCGTCATCAGCGTGACATTCCGGTGCCCACTGAGATCAAGTCCACCACTGCtccagcccacacacacaaggccGACAGCTCAGAGCTGACTGTGCCCATCCACCATCCCGTGTCCGTGGCCGAGTTGTTCCACAAGGAGAAgcccgccgccgcagccgccacagccggTTCCAGCTCCGAGGAGAGCAAGGAGAAGAGCAAGGAGACCTAG
- the LOC117893046 gene encoding biogenesis of lysosome-related organelles complex 1 subunit 4 has protein sequence MAAEINNVAQDYAKIIQSADLDREINPLCTNIEDMLARLDEFETLLSSVRAESNGIMANHVCSILSFSDNFDELRTRIDNLEAFVGRVSANLNDVERSVDVAEQELNVTDYSLKGLLFKPLKAKLTAADPATAQSQPRTNLLDGEFQPVPIYSSDEYFGAAAAPEEPQVA, from the exons ATGGCTGCGGAAATTAATAATGTGGCTCAGGACTATGCCAAGATCATACAGAGTGCGGATCTGGACAGGGAAATCAATCCGCTGTGCACGAACATCGAGGATATGCTGGCCCGTCTCGACGAATTCGAGACACTTCTCTCTTCG GTGCGTGCCGAGTCGAATGGCATCATGGCCAACCATGTGTGCAGCATTCTCAGCTTCAGCGACAACTTCGATGAGCTGCGAACGCGCATCGACAATCTGGAGGCGTTTGTGGGCAGGGTAAGTGCGAATCTGAACGATGTGGAACGCTCTGTGGACGTGGCCGAACAAGAGCTAAATGTGACGGACTACAGCCTGAAGGGACTGCTGTTCAAGCCCCTCAAAGCCAAGCTGACTGCCGCAGATCCCGCGACCGCCCAGTCCCAGCCACGCACGAATCTGCTCGATGGGGAATTCCAGCCAGTTCCCATCTACAGCTCCGACGAGTACTtcggtgccgctgccgcaccAGAGGAGCCCCAAGTGGCGTGA